Proteins encoded within one genomic window of Paracoccus sp. MA:
- a CDS encoding FAD-dependent oxidoreductase, which yields MGAQEHCDVLVIGSGAGGLATAITARKHGLSVIVIEKEPVFGGTTAFSGGVLWIPGNRHGRALNPDDTRAAARAYLRAETGNFHQPEAVEAFLEAGPKMLDWFEAETEVKFIPTLYPDYHPTVPGGVDVGRSVLAAPYDSSALGENLRRLRPPLATITFMGMMFNSSNADIRHFFNATRSPTSFAYVAKRLAAHAAEVARHGRGVQVTSGNALAARLAKTCFDLGIPILTETPALHLLKQGGRVTGAQVGGAQPRSIMAARGVVLACGGYAQDLARRAGIYAHLKAGGAHHSPVPPGNTGDGIRLGEAVGGAFDAEYPQPAAWMPVSLVPGKGVFPHLLDRYKPGMIAVRSDGRRFVNESDSYHDVGAAMAAGEGAAWLICDHRAIRKYGLGHAKPAPMPLWLWTRSGYLKRGRTLAGLARACGIDPAGLQATVAAYNRGAREGRDEQFRRGETSFNRYLADPEHKPNPCVAPVERGPFYAVRLQMGDLGTFDGLRTTVEGAVLDRQGAAIAGLYAVGNDRASIMGGNYPGAGITLGPAMTFGWITGRHLAGRAAAKEDAA from the coding sequence ATGGGCGCGCAGGAGCATTGCGACGTGCTGGTGATCGGCTCGGGCGCCGGCGGGCTGGCCACGGCGATCACCGCCAGAAAGCACGGGCTGTCGGTGATCGTGATCGAGAAGGAGCCGGTCTTCGGCGGCACCACCGCCTTTTCCGGCGGCGTGCTGTGGATCCCCGGCAACCGCCACGGCCGGGCGCTGAACCCGGATGACACGCGCGCGGCGGCGCGGGCCTATCTGCGGGCCGAGACCGGCAATTTCCACCAGCCCGAGGCGGTCGAGGCCTTCCTGGAGGCCGGACCGAAGATGCTGGACTGGTTCGAGGCCGAGACCGAGGTGAAATTCATCCCCACGCTTTACCCCGATTATCACCCGACCGTGCCGGGCGGGGTGGATGTCGGCCGCTCGGTGCTGGCGGCGCCCTATGACAGCAGCGCGCTGGGGGAAAACCTGCGCCGCCTGCGGCCGCCCTTGGCGACCATCACCTTCATGGGGATGATGTTCAATTCCTCGAACGCGGACATCCGGCATTTCTTCAACGCCACCCGCTCGCCGACCTCGTTTGCCTATGTCGCGAAGCGGCTGGCCGCCCATGCGGCCGAGGTCGCCCGCCACGGCCGCGGCGTGCAGGTGACCAGCGGCAACGCCCTGGCGGCGCGGCTGGCCAAGACCTGCTTCGACCTCGGCATCCCCATCCTGACCGAGACCCCGGCGCTGCATCTGCTGAAGCAGGGCGGCCGCGTCACCGGCGCGCAGGTCGGCGGCGCGCAGCCGCGCAGCATCATGGCCGCGCGCGGCGTGGTGCTGGCCTGCGGCGGCTATGCGCAGGATCTGGCCCGCCGTGCCGGGATCTATGCCCATCTGAAGGCGGGGGGCGCGCATCACTCGCCGGTGCCCCCGGGCAATACCGGCGACGGCATCCGGCTGGGCGAGGCGGTCGGCGGCGCTTTCGACGCCGAATATCCGCAGCCCGCCGCCTGGATGCCGGTCAGCCTGGTGCCGGGCAAGGGCGTGTTTCCGCATCTGCTGGACCGCTACAAGCCCGGCATGATCGCGGTGCGGTCCGACGGGCGGCGCTTTGTCAACGAAAGCGACAGCTATCACGATGTCGGCGCGGCCATGGCCGCAGGAGAGGGGGCAGCCTGGCTGATCTGCGACCATCGCGCGATCCGCAAATACGGCCTTGGCCATGCCAAGCCGGCGCCGATGCCGCTATGGCTTTGGACCCGCAGCGGCTATCTGAAGCGCGGCCGGACGCTGGCCGGTCTGGCGCGGGCCTGCGGCATCGACCCGGCAGGGCTGCAGGCGACGGTCGCGGCCTATAACCGCGGCGCGCGCGAGGGGCGGGACGAGCAGTTCCGCCGCGGCGAGACCAGCTTCAACCGCTATCTCGCCGATCCGGAGCACAAGCCGAACCCCTGCGTGGCGCCGGTCGAGCGCGGCCCGTTCTACGCCGTGCGCCTGCAGATGGGGGATCTGGGCACCTTCGACGGGCTCAGGACCACGGTCGAGGGTGCGGTGCTGGACCGGCAGGGCGCGGCGATCGCGGGGCTCTATGCCGTGGGCAACGACCGCGCCAGCATCATGGGCGGGAACTATCCGGGCGCGGGCATCACGCTGGGCCCGGCCATGACCTTCGGCTGGATCACCGGCCGCCATCTGGCCGGGCGCGCGGCCGCAAAGGAGGATGCAGCATGA
- a CDS encoding helix-turn-helix domain-containing protein: MGAKAAGSIPHYYLYGDQEADVELDLLHIEPIRERSGPNDWRIRLHAHPDHMQVLLVKSGGGGIRMEDRQLPIPAPGILVVPAGVVHQIDFDPGTDGFAVTAALGCLRTASAGDPRLATAAGRPAVYPLAGTGLDIPAVIDTFHWLHREFIWSAPGRRTAILAQYMRILVVVLRLSIAHQDAGTATPDRDYDLLVRYRALLEEHFRSQRSLGFFAGELAVTPARLNAACKARSGKTASELLYERIVIEAKRYLVYTESTVAQVAHLTGFDDPAYFNRFFTQRVGISPGAFRKQAARSEG; encoded by the coding sequence ATGGGCGCCAAGGCGGCGGGCAGCATCCCGCATTACTATCTCTATGGAGATCAGGAGGCGGATGTCGAACTGGACCTGCTTCATATCGAGCCGATCCGCGAACGCAGCGGCCCGAACGATTGGAGGATTCGTCTCCATGCCCATCCCGATCACATGCAGGTGCTGCTGGTGAAATCGGGCGGCGGCGGCATCCGCATGGAGGACCGCCAGCTGCCGATCCCCGCCCCCGGCATCCTGGTGGTGCCGGCGGGCGTCGTGCACCAGATCGACTTCGATCCCGGCACCGACGGGTTCGCGGTGACGGCGGCGCTTGGCTGCCTGCGCACGGCATCGGCCGGCGATCCGCGGCTGGCGACGGCGGCGGGCCGGCCGGCCGTCTATCCGCTGGCCGGGACCGGCCTCGACATTCCGGCGGTGATCGACACCTTCCACTGGCTGCACCGCGAATTCATCTGGTCGGCGCCGGGCCGGCGCACGGCGATCCTGGCGCAATACATGCGCATCCTGGTGGTGGTGCTGCGGCTGTCGATCGCGCATCAGGACGCCGGCACCGCCACGCCGGACCGCGACTACGACCTGCTGGTGCGCTATCGCGCGCTGCTCGAAGAACATTTCCGCAGCCAGCGTTCGCTGGGCTTCTTTGCCGGCGAGCTGGCCGTCACCCCGGCGCGGCTGAACGCGGCCTGCAAGGCGCGCAGCGGCAAGACCGCATCCGAGCTGCTTTACGAGCGCATCGTGATCGAGGCCAAGCGTTATCTGGTCTATACCGAAAGCACGGTGGCGCAGGTGGCGCATCTGACCGGCTTCGACGATCCGGCCTATTTCAACCGCTTCTTCACCCAGCGCGTCGGCATCTCGCCCGGCGCCTTCCGCAAGCAGGCCGCGCGATCCGAGGGCTGA